The sequence below is a genomic window from Sander lucioperca isolate FBNREF2018 chromosome 6, SLUC_FBN_1.2, whole genome shotgun sequence.
tctctctctctctctctctctctctctctggccgtTGGAGGAGGGGCCAACTTTGAACTTAGGGGATACTCACTACATATTATTGCTTTTAAATGCATATACATATACTacacatatgcatacacatGTTGGTGAACAATAGTATAAGTTGACCTTGTTCTAAGAAGTTTTTGTCAAATCATTAGTTATTTTCTCAAACCTGACAAAGCTCCTCCAGGACCACAAATCATGAACTGAACCGTTTTCAAGGGCTGAGTGACATAGTACGAATAAACCAATCTTGATGTGTAAAACAAGTTTGTATTTTAAGCATATATGCAGGATATTTACCTTGAATCCCTCAGAATGTACCCCACGACTGATCAACCTGTTGTTACGTAGATCAATGTGTTTCATGGTGACTGGCAGCTCGGGCATGACCTGCAGGTTGTTGTCAGCCAACAGTAACTCCTTGAGCTGCGGCAGAGAGCGAAACACATCCTCATCCATCCCTGAGATCTGGTTCCCTGTTAGATCAATGGACTGGAGTTTATCTGTAACAAACAACAACAGGACATCCTATTGTCttttacatgtcatttatcTCAGAGTTTATAATAGCTGTGTCCAAAGGGAATCCTCACTGAGGTTGATAAAGTCTGTGTTCTTGACATGTCGGATCTTGTTAAAGCGGCCATACAAATGCGTGGTATCTTTGGGCAGGGGTGGGATCTGATCCAGGCCCATGTCATCACAGTACACACTCCcacgaatacacacacacagtaggcaGGTAGGCATACCTGCACACAGAGAGGGCGGAGTTTTAATACGTATGCAGAACAGGCACACAATtagacacacaaatttatataaataCTTCTGATTTTTCAACTTTTGTGACAATAAATATAGACCCAGTTGATGCTTTGACCTACCCAGGCCGGTCTCAGGGCCAAAAAGACCTGGTCCCTTGAAGTCCAGGGTGACGGGAGCTGGAGGCAGGGTGGGCAGGGTCAACTCCTCCTCGTAGTGTTCAGCTGTGGGCTGGTTGGCTGGTGGAGGGGTTTCTGGTGCCACGGTGCCCACCTCAATCTGTCCTCCCAGGGCAGCCAGGAAGAGAGAGACCGTTCAAATAGTTTTATTACTGTGTAGATATAAATAATGTTGCTTTTACACCTGAGCCGTTTGGTCCGTTATAACTGAACCCTGGAGCGTTTCGTCGGATAGTCCTGTTTGTTTGGGGCGGTGTAAAAGCTCCTTCGAACTCTAGTTCGGACCAAACAACTGAAATCTGGTACGCTTGAAAACGGGGGTCTCTGTTCG
It includes:
- the optc gene encoding opticin produces the protein MSLQSLMMAFAMVLVFLGPHPSMAAPPGEPDDEAFDLENYDLTSEMDWENLDANIYGDSYDYDDLDQEIEVGTVAPETPPPANQPTAEHYEEELTLPTLPPAPVTLDFKGPGLFGPETGLGMPTCLLCVCIRGSVYCDDMGLDQIPPLPKDTTHLYGRFNKIRHVKNTDFINLNKLQSIDLTGNQISGMDEDVFRSLPQLKELLLADNNLQVMPELPVTMKHIDLRNNRLISRGVHSEGFKDMSQLEFLYMSNNNLDYIPTPLPLGLRVLHLQNNNIQSLHEDTFCNSHDRNFIRRNLEDIRLDGNPLNINLFAQAYVCLPRLPVGSH